A DNA window from Aquarana catesbeiana isolate 2022-GZ linkage group LG01, ASM4218655v1, whole genome shotgun sequence contains the following coding sequences:
- the LOC141128788 gene encoding serine/threonine-protein kinase SBK1-like has product MASNIQEVTKNTARRVLQLITQTSENLKMMEVSEHFDPIQELGTGSYGQVLLAKHRGSGQLVAVKLLSKQKVPMDNFLVEYGMSFSLSGHPNIIRTLEVAFHTNRDYVFVQEVATAGTLHSLIKKNVGLNEETVKRCVPQIASALEYMHNKGIVHRDIKPDNILLMDFECNIIKVADFGLARLQGTEAPSMSWFIPYTAPEQCNLKPGEQLLLHPSIDIWAFGVMVYMAMTGSFPWIGAEGHDPMYRDFAGWQVRKDLTLAPEKWMKFSLEARQMFWDLLALNASERCSAMDIIKYLHVPWKAEILSEDQKRSTVIHMAYREHDVHSRATASAALYLLPDHEATSLAIGAEVEIP; this is encoded by the exons ATGGCTTCTAACATCCAAGAAGTTACCAAGAACACCGCAAGGCGTGTCCTCCAACTCATCACCCAGACGTCCGAAAATCTGAAGATGATGGAGGTTTCAGAGCACTTTGACCCCATTCAAGAACTTGGGACCGGTTCATATGGACAGGTCCTCCTGGCCAAACATCGGGGTTCAG GTCAGTTAGTGGCTGTGAAGCTGCTTAGCAAACAGAAGGTTCCAATGGACAACTTCCTGGTTGAATATGGGATGTCCTTCAGCCTCAGCGGCCATCCCAACATCATTAGGACCCTTGAAGTTGCCTTTCATACAAACAGAGACTACGTGTTTGTCCAGGAGGTGGCGACAGCTGGAACTCTACATTCtctaataaagaaaaat GTTGGTTTAAATGAAGAGACAGTAAAGAGGTGCGTTCCTCAGATAGCGAGTGCATTGGAATACATGCACAACAAAGGGATTGTCCACCGTGATATCAAGCCAGACAATATTCTGCTAATGGACTTTGAATGCAATATTATCAAAGTGGCAGATTTTGGGCTGGCAAGGCTCCAGGGAACCGAAGCACCATCCATGTCCTGGTTCATACCCTACACAGCTCCGGAACAATGTAACTTGAAACCAGGAGAACAATTGCTTTTACACCCGAGCATTGATATCTGGGCCTTTGGGGTCATGGTTTACATGGCTATGACTGGATCATTCCCTTGGATAGGAGCAGAGGGTCATGATCCAATGTACAGAGACTTTGCAGGGTGGCAAGTCAGAAAGGATCTGACCTTAGCACCAGAAAAGTGGATGAAATTCTCTCTTGAAGCCAGGCAAATGTTCTGGGACCTCTTGGCCCTCAATGCGTCCGAGAGGTGCTCAGCCATGGACATTATAAAGTATCTTCATGTGCCATGGAAAGCAGAAATACTTTCAGAAGATCAGAAAAGGAGTACTGTAATACATATGGCCTACAGAGAACATGATGTACATTCCAGAGCTACAGCAAGTGCCGCCTTGTATCTTCTACCTGATCACGAGGCAACTTCACTTGCTATAGGAGCTGAGGTGGAAATTCCATAA